A window of the Bacillota bacterium genome harbors these coding sequences:
- a CDS encoding LpxI family protein has protein sequence ERQLKAYDWDELVATFLEHPVEVVYAAGKIDRLRASALFEQAAAGEGRELYERSRFKEDQALSQVFAGALASRGIRLGSQHELLGHLLAPPGVLAARAPDRRERADIEVGRRLAKEVAALDIGQTVVVRNGVVVAVETAVEGTDATIRRAGRLGGPGSVVVKASRPDQDPRFDTPVVGPDTIRAMKAAGASCLAIEAGRCLVLHREAVVRAADRAGIAVVAC, from the coding sequence GGGAACGGCAGCTCAAGGCGTACGACTGGGACGAGCTGGTGGCGACGTTTCTGGAGCACCCCGTCGAGGTGGTTTACGCCGCGGGCAAGATCGACCGCCTGCGGGCGAGCGCCCTCTTCGAACAGGCGGCGGCCGGCGAAGGGCGTGAGCTTTACGAAAGGAGCCGCTTCAAGGAAGACCAGGCTCTTTCGCAGGTATTCGCCGGGGCGCTGGCGAGCCGGGGCATCCGCCTGGGCAGCCAGCACGAGCTCTTAGGCCACCTGCTGGCGCCCCCGGGGGTGCTGGCGGCGCGGGCGCCTGACCGGCGGGAGCGGGCCGATATCGAGGTGGGCCGGCGGCTTGCGAAAGAGGTGGCGGCCCTCGACATCGGCCAGACCGTGGTGGTGAGAAACGGGGTGGTTGTGGCGGTCGAAACCGCCGTCGAAGGCACCGACGCCACGATCCGGCGGGCGGGGCGCCTGGGTGGCCCCGGATCCGTGGTGGTGAAGGCAAGCCGCCCGGACCAGGATCCTCGCTTCGACACGCCCGTGGTGGGGCCCGACACCATTCGCGCCATGAAGGCGGCCGGAGCGTCGTGCCTGGCCATCGAGGCGGGCCGGTGCCTCGTGTTGCACCGCGAGGCTGTGGTGCGAGCAGCCGACAGGGCCGGGATCGCCGTTGTCGCCTGTTAG